Proteins encoded together in one Lepisosteus oculatus isolate fLepOcu1 chromosome 2, fLepOcu1.hap2, whole genome shotgun sequence window:
- the nkx6.3 gene encoding homeobox protein Nkx-6.3, translated as MDHNIAGSFLFNNGLNQFSSDIKAPMCQYSVQNSFYKFNSGINTQLQAGTPHGISDILSRPVVGGPNTTILSGYSHVGGFGTVATPGVYYNRDYGPALGGYSKPGSECPVKGRNGNCWGDGGYEWRGARQHCSNNSGHLGESMGRKKHTRPTFSGHQIFALEKTFEQTKYLAGPERARLAYSLGMTESQVKVWFQNRRTKWRKKSASEPSSTQPVGPETGTSENEVEDEEYNKPLDPDSDDEKIRLLLRKHRRAFSVLRLGPHHV; from the exons ATGGATCACAACATAGCAGGATCTTTCCTGTTTAACAACGGTCTGAACCAGTTTTCCTCGGACATCAAAGCTCCAATGTGCCAATACTCCGTGCAAAACTCATTCTACAAGTTCAACTCGGGCATCAACACCCAGCTGCAGGCGGGCACCCCTCATGGAATCAGCGACATTCTAAGCAGGCCGGTGGTGGGGGGCCCCAACACCACTATCCTCTCTGGCTACTCTCACGTGGGGGGGTTCGGTACAGTTGCCACCCCAGGGGTCTACTATAACCGGGACTACGGCCCTGCGCTGGGGGGCTATTCCAAACCGGGATCGGAGTGCCCGGTCAAGGGCAGGAATGGGAACTGCTGGGGCGATGGAGGCTACGAGTGGAGAGGCGCCAGGCAGCACTGCAGTAACA ACAGTGGGCACCTGGGCGAGTCAATGGGCAGGAAGAAGCACACACGACCAACCTTCAGTGGGCACCAGATCTTCGCTCTGGAGAAGACCTTTGAGCAGACCAAGTACCTGGCAGGCCCTGAGCGAGCCAGACTGGCATATTCCCTGGGCATGACCGAGTCGCAGGTGAAG GTGTGGTTTCAGAACCGGCGAACCAAATGGCGTAAGAAGAGCGCCTCAGAGCCGAGCTCCACACAGCCGGTCGGGCCAGAGACGGGCACATCCGAGAACGAGGTGGAGGATGAGGAGTACAACAAGCCTCTGGACCCCGACTCGGACGATGAGAAGATCCGCCTGCTGCTGCGCAAACATCGCAGGGCTTTCTCCGTGCTGCGGCTGGGCCCGCACCACGTCTGA